The window ACGTTGCCAAAAGAGTAGAAGAATTTTTAAAAGAAAAGTATGTTCTTCATGAAAACGAAACCATTTTAGTAGTCTGTCATGGAGCATGTACTAGAATATTTTTAGAAAGTAAAAATCTAAGACCTAATAAAAATTATATTATTAACACATCACTTAATGAATTAGAATATAACGGTTCTGAATTTAAGCTGTTAAAATATAATGTTTAAGAAAAATTAACTATGAAATATAAAAAATATATTTTATAGTTTTTTTAATGTATAACAAGCTTAAAATTTTTTGAAAATTTTAATAAAAAATATATTTTTTTTATTATTTATGTTATAATCTAGCTATATTTAAATTTAAAAGGTGGTATTTTATTATGAAACAAACGAAAACATTCATTCCAACTACAAGAGAAATACCAGCTAGTGCAGAAGCAATAAGTCATAAATTGTTAATTAAAGCAGGTATGGTTAAGCAGGTCTCAGCTGGCGTTTATACTTATCTGCCCTTAGCTAACAATGTTGTTGAAAAAATTAAAAAAATTATTCGTGAAGAACATGAAGCTATCGACGCAGCAGAAATTGTAATGCCCTTATTACAGGCACAAGAATATTGGCAAAGGTCAGGTCGCTGGAATAAAATGGGCGATGAACTTATGCGTATTACAGATAGAAAAGGTGCAGGCTATGCCATGCAGGCTACTTCTGAAGAAATAGTTTGTCAGACGGTAGAGAATATGCTAACGTCATATAAACAACTACCCCTAACACTTTACCAAATTCAAACAAAATTCCGTGACGAAGTTCGCCCTCGGTTAGGACTATTACGTTGTAAAGAATTTATTATGAAAGATTCATATTCATTTCACGACTCTTCAGAGTCATTGCGTGAAGGTTATATAGATCACTTCAATGCATATTGTAAAATTTATGATAGAATGGATTTAAAATATCGTGCAGTTCAGGCAGATTCAGGTAATATTGGTGGTTCTTACACTCACGAATTTCAAGCCTTGGCTGATGTAGGAGAAGATACAATAGCCTACACTGATGAATCAGATTATGCAGCAAATATCGAAACTGCAAAAGTTGTAGAAGAAAATTACACAATGCCAGTTTATGAGAAAAAAGAACGTTCACTTTTAGAAACTCCAGCCCAAGAAACTATTGATGAAATTGCATCCTATTGTGGTGTAGAAGTTAATCGTGCAATGAAAGCTTTAGCCCTAAAAGCTGACGGAGAACTTTACCTAGTTTTAATGCGAGGTAATGACCAATTAAATGATTTGAAATTTAAAAAAGTAACTGGAACAAGTGAAGTTGAAATGGCAAGCCCAGAAGAAATAGAATCAATGGGGTCAGTAGTGGGATACATGGGACCATTCGGTATTAAAAACTGTAGAGTGATTGCCGACATTGCAGTTAAATATATGTACAATCATAGTTGTGGTGCCAACAAAAAAGGATTCCACTACATCAACGTAAATCCAGGAGATTATGAAGTAGATGGATTTTATGATTTGCGTATGATAGAAGAAGGAGATTTAGCAGAAGACTTATCAGGTAAAGTGAAATTTGCTAAGGGTATAGAGATTGGTCAAGTCTTTGAACTTGGACAAGGATATTCTAAATCAATGGGTATTAACTATTTAGATGCCAAGGGTAAAGCACAACCATTCTATATGGGCTGCTACGGAATAGGAGTATCACGTCTGCTATCTGCAGTCATAGAACAACACAATGACGAGTACGGTATAATTTGGCCAAAAGAAGTAGCACCATATCAAGTTCATTTACTTTGCTTAGACATGAAAAAAGAAGAACAAGTGAAACTATCAGAAAAAATTTATAAAGAACTGAACAATGCAAAAATAGAAGTTTTATTCGATGATAGAAATGAACGTGCTGGAGTGAAATTTAATGACGCCGACCTAATAGGGATACCACTACAAATTATTGTAGGTAAAAAAGCTCAAGAAAATATAGTTGAAATCAAAGAAAGAAAAACGGGCGAAAAAGTCGAGTATTCAACAGATAAAATATTAGAAATCATTAAAGAATTTTACGCATAAAAAATAAAAAAGAGTAGCTAGAAATTAAATTTTCTGGCTACTCTTTTAGTTTTTGTACTAGAAATATGTTATACTAGATAGGATAAAATTATATTGAAAATAGAGGATAAAAAATGACTAATAAACATTTTTCTTTATTACTAAAAACCTTAGACCTTAATCATCTTTTAGAAAAAGAAGATTTTGCAAGTATAATTCTTGAAAATATTTTTAAAGACAAGAAAAATAAAATATGGACTTTTAATTTTGAAGTTAAGAGCTTACCAAACGTAAATGACTTTATAATTTTTATAAAAAAATTTAGAGAAAGTTTTTTTGAAGATTATTCAGTAACCTATAATTTTAAAATTAAAGGGTTTATTTCAGATGAAAAAATTTTAGAATACTGGCCATTTGTTGTCGCAGAAAAATTTGTTGATTTGCAAAATGAAAAAATAGTAGAATTAATTTTATCTAACACTGCAAAAATAGAAAATAAGGAATTAATTATCAAGGTTTTAACTCCGATAATTTGGAATAATTATATAGAAAGTAATGAAGTAGAATTTTTAAAAATCTATAAAAAATTAGGAATAGACCTTATATCTATAAAAGCAAATTTCAAACTGGAAAAAATTATTACTAAAAAAGAAGAAGAAATAAATAATGAACTGGCTAGATTAGAAAAAATAGACCTAGAAAATGAAAAAAAACAAGAAGTTAAAGAAGAAGTCGCTAAAATTAATGTAGCAAAATTTGGTAAAGCTATTTCAGATGAAGAAATACAAGAAATAAAAGATATTATAGGATATAAGGGGTCAGCAAATATTTTTGGTCAAATTTTTGAAATAGAAAAAATAGAATTTAGAAAGGGTGGCGGACAATATCGTATTAAATTGACAGACTATACAGAATCGATAATTATGCGTATTTTTTTCAATGCTGATAATGCAAAATTTAAGACGAGTACAAGAAAAAATGCTCTTATAGAGCTTATTTCCACTTTGAAAGAGGGGCAATGGATAAAATTAGAAGGTAATGTATCTTACGATAATTATTTGAATGATACGGTAATAGAACCTCGAGCTATTGAACTGGCAACTAAAGAAGAAAAAATGGATACTCATGAAGGGAAAAAACGTATCGAATTAAATCTTCATACGAAAATGTCCTCACTAGATGGAGTAGATTTTGCTGGTGATTATATTAAAAGAGCTTTGACTTGGGGGCATGCTGCCATAGCCTTTACCGACACTTACGGAGTTCAGGCTTATCCAGAAATTTGTTTATCAACTAAGGGCAAAGATATAAAAGCTATTTACGGTCTGAATGCCTTTATTATAGATGACGGTATCCGAGCAACAACAAACAAAAAAGATATTCTATTAAAGGATGCAACCTATGTAGTGTTTGACGTTGAAACGACTGGGCTATCTGCTGAACGTGATAAGTTAATAGAAATAGCGGCAGTTAAGGTCAGGGACGGAAAAGAAATTGATAGTTTTGAATCTTATATTAATCCACGCAGAAATATTTCAGAATTTATAACAAGACTAACAAGCATAAGTAATGAAGATGTCAAAGACGCACCTTTTGAAGAAGAGGTAATGACAAATTTTTATAAGTGGTTAGATGATGATGATATTTTAGTTGCTCACAATGCTAAATTTGATTTGGGAATGATAGGGAAATCTTTTGAACGACTGGGTATAATGAAAGATTTACATTATGCAAGTATAGATACCCTATTTATTTCTCGTGCAGTCAATAAAGAAACAAGTCGTCATGGACTTAGCCCTTTGGCAAAATTTTATAAAGTAAAATTGCTTCAACACCACAGAGCCATTTATGACACAAGAACAACATCAGGAATATTTGTTAAAATGTTAAATCAATTAGATGAACTTGGCATAAAAAAACATAGCCAGATAGATACTATTATTGATTTGGAAACTGCCCATAAAAGATCTCGTGCTTTTCCTTGTTCTATCTTAGTAAAAAATTCTCAAGGGCTAAAAGATTTATTTAGATTGGTGTCTTATAGTTCAACACAATTTTTATCTTCAGGGAAACCAACTATTCCCCGTAGTTTACTTGAAAAATATCGCCAAAATCTTTTAATTGGAAGTGGCAATTCTGCCAATGAAGTTTTTGAAGAATTATTAAATTCACGCCAGGATAAAATTATAGAAACCCTTAAATTTTATGATTATATAGAAGTTCAACCCCTGCATCATTACGAAAGATTTATAAATGAAGAACGTTTGGCTGATAAAGAAGAATTAAAAAATGAGATAAAAAGACTAATAAATTTAGCTAAACAGCAAGGCAAAATTGTAGTTGCCACAGGCGATGTTTATTATCTTGATAGTTATCAACAAGTTTATCGCCAAATTCTAAGACTTACGGTTAAAAATAATCCTGCCGCAAGAGATATTATGCCAGTTTCTAATCTATTAACAACTGATGAAATGTTGGCTGAATTTTCATTTTTAAATGATAAAAAATTAATTGAGGATATTGTAATAAATAATACCCATAAAATTAATAATATGATTGATGTAGTTGTTCCCTTAAAAGATAAGTTATACACTCCAAAAATTGAGGGTGCAGAAGATGAAGTAAGAAATATGAGTTATGAAAAAGCTCGAAAAATATATGGGGGCAAGTTGCCAGAAATAGTAGAAAAAAGATTAGAAAAAGAATTAAATTCTATAATTAATAATGGATTTTCAGTTGTATATTTAATTTCTAGTAAATTAGTAAAAAAATCTTTATCCGATGGCTACTTAGTAGGTTCTAGGGGTTCTGTTGGTTCTTCTTTGGTCGCTACCATGATGGATATTACAGAAGTAAATCCCTTAGTACCTCACTATGTTTGCCCTAAATGCCAGCACAGCGAATTTTTCTTAAAGGGTGAATACGCATCTGGTTTTGACTTGCCGAATAAAAATTGTCCTCACTGTCAAACTAAGATGAAAAAAGATGGACAAGATATCCCCTTTGAAACTTTTTTAGGATTTAAAGGAGATAAGGTACCCGATATTGATTTGAATTTTTCAGGAGAGTATCAACCGACGGCACATAATTTTACAAAAGAAATTTTTGGAGAAGATTATGTTTATCGAGCAGGAACCATATCAACAGTTGCAAAAAAAACAGCCTATTCATTTACAAGAGAATATTTTGAGAAAAATGATATAGAAAAACGCGATGTCGATTTAGAAAGAATAGCTACTGGTTGTGAAGGAGTTAAGCGAACTACAGGGCAACATCCAGGAGGAATTTTGGTTGTGCCAAATGATATGGAAATTTTTGATTTTACTCCATATCAATATCCAGCAGATGATGCAAACAGTGCTTGGCTTACGACACATTTTGATTTTCACTCTATTCATGACAACATATTAAAATTTGATATTTTAGGTCATGATGACCCGACCATGATTAGAAAATTACAAGACCTATCAGGAATTACTCCTACTGAAATTGATGTTTCTGATAAAGAAGTTATGAAGATTTTTTCTTCTCCTGATGTTTTAGGTGTTACAAGTAAAGATTTAGGTTGTGCAACAGGAACTTTAGGTATTCCAGAATTTGGAACAGGTTTTGTAATTCAAATGCTTCAAGATACCAAACCAACAACTTATTCAGAATTGGTACAAATTTCAGGGTTATCGCATGGTACAGATGTTTGGTTGGGGAATGCCCACGAACTTATAAAAAAAGAAATTTGTACTTTAAAAGAAGTTATAGGTTGTCGGGATGACATTATGGTTTACTTAATTTATGCAGGATTAGAAGAAAGTTTAGCATTTACAATTATGGAAAGTGTTCGTAAGGGCAGAGGTCTAAAAGAAGAATGGGAAGAAGCTATGCGTGCCAATAATGTTCCTGAATGGTATATAAATTCTTGCAAAAAAATTAAATACATGTTCCCTAAGGCTCACGCCGCAGCCTATGTACTAATGGCACTTAGAATTGCCTGGTTTAAAGTCTACCACCCAATAATTTATTACTGTGCATATTTCTCAGTAAGAGCAAATGATTATGACATAAAAACAGTAGTTAAGGGTAAAGAATTTTTAGCTAAAAGAATAAAAGAAATAAAAGAAACAGATAAAAGTCAAGTTTCTGGTAAAGATTTGGATTCTTTAGTAAGTTATGAACTAGCTTATGAAATGTTGCAACGTGGTTATAAATTTGCAGGAATAAATTTAGAAAAATCTCAAAGTTTTGACTATGTAATAGAAGGTGATACACTGATACCTCCATTTTCAATAGTTCCTTCACTCGGTAAAAGTGTCGCCCTAAGAATTGTTCAAGCTAGAGAAGAAAAAGCCTTTTTATCCGTGGAAGATTTTTCTAAAAGGGGCGGAGTTTCTACAACTATAATGGAATATTTAAAAGACTTAGGAACTTTTAAAGGACTACCAGAAAAAGCACAATTATCATTCTTCGATGAATTATTTTAAAAATATCAAATAAATTAAATGCTAGATAATATTTAGTGGGATAAAAATTCTCACTAAATATTTTTTTGTAAATTATTTACAATTTTAGTTAGAAAAGATAAAATATTTTTTATCAAGTCAAGTCTATAAATAAAATATTTTGCAAGTAAAATTTTTCAGTAGCTTAGTATGTATTTTTTATATAAATATTAAATTTAAATTTTTAAAATAATATTTTATTTATTTTTTCTCAAGAATTACAATTAATTTTACTTTTATCTTAGGAATAGTTTATAATATAGTTAATATTCAAATAAACAGAGGATTTTATGAGAGAAGAAAAATATTTGTATTTGTATGAAGATGAGAGGGTAAAATTTGCTTTTACAAAAAGAGAAGTTGACGGAAAAAATATTGAAGATATAAAAAAAGTTTTGAGTAAGTATAGTTTTAATGTTGATAAATTATCTTATGCTAAACAGGTTCATGGTTCTAAAGTAGAGTTGGTAAATTCAAATATTATTAATTTTTCAACAGAGTGCGATGCCCTAATAACTGACAAAGTAAATACCCCTTTACTAATTTTCACAGCAGATTGCCTGCCACTTATATTTTATGACAAAACAAAAAAAGTTGTTGCCCTAGCCCATGCAGGTTGGAGGGGAACTTATGACAAAATAGCTTCTCAAGTAGTTAGCAAAATGAAAAATATTTACACATCTTCTGAAAAAGATATTCAAGTCTTTCTTGCCCCACATATCAGTATTAATAATTATCAAGTATCACTTGAACTTATAGAAAAATTTTCTAAATTTAATATCAAGAACTACTATAAAAGAATAGAAAATTCTTATTTTTTAGATTTAGAAACTATTAATAAATATTTTTTAATTAAAGCTGGTATTTTGGAAAAAAATATTTCTTCAAGTGGTTTTTGTACTGTTGCAGATAATGATAAATTTTTATCTTATAGAAAAGACAAGGGAACAGAAAAAAGAATAGCCACAGTAATCGAGTTGAAAAAATAAGAAACTAGGAGGCAAAATAATGGACGATATAAAAATAGTTGAGCAAATAAGCAGTTTTAAAAAAATTCCTCTGGGTTCTGATGCTTGGCGATTGGCATTTTATCATATAGCAAGAGAATTTTGGAATATGGGGGAACATTTTATAGTGCTTGATAAGGCAAGTTACGAACAAAATGGCTATCACCTACCATTAATAAGAGAATACAAGGGAAGTGTAGCAGTTCAATTTTTTACCAACTATGAAAAAGCTAGAATTTTTGTTGAAGATAACAAGGATTTATTTGAAGTGGCTGGGAAAAAATTAATTTATAAGATAAAACAGGGGGCATTTCAGCAAGTTTTTGCACCCTTTTTTGCCCAACAAAAATTTAATTACATAATCAATGCTCCAGAAGAACATTTTTTGGATACTTTTGAAAGATTAATAGGGCTTATGGAAGCTGATAGTGATTATATAGTTGATGAATTTCAAAAAAGTTTATTGGACGAAGGTAATTATAAAGAATTTTTTGTGGATATTTGTAAAAAATATTTAGTTTTTGTAGGTTAGCTACTAGGGCTAAAAAATATGATATAATTAAGTGTAAAATAAAATAAATGGAGAAAAAAATTGAAATATATAGTATGTAATAGTGAGCAAGCTGTTTTTAATCGAGTTTATGACGAATTAGAAAAATTTATAGAAGCCGGTGCAGTTTTTTCTTTTTCTGAAAAAATATTGGGTAGTCAGTTTGAAAAAAGAATAGTAGATGAACATATTAACGGTAAATACAACTACAATCATGTTATTTTTATCGGTCAAAAAGAATTTCTTAATATGGACAAGGAAGAAGATTTTGGTCTGTATAGACTTATGAGAAAAAATCTTTACAAGCCTCTTGAAGTGGACTATAAAAATATATTTTCACCTGAATACCAAAAAGAAGAAGATATATATTTATACAAGGAGATACTCAAAGAAAATCCTATTGATGTAGCAATTTTATTTATAGACAAGGCAGGCTATATTTTAAATTATAACAGGGTAACAGAAGAAAATAGTGATGTGCATATTTACGAATTATCATCTTATGAAAAAAATAATTTAATAGAAAAATATGGTTTCAAGCTAAATAGTGATAAGGTAGTAGCTATGGGTTATGACAATATCATGTCAGCAAGAAATATATTTTTAATAGCCATAGGCAGTGATAAAAAAGAATATGTTGCTAATATCTTTGAAGAAAATGAAGATAAAAGCCCAATCTCTTTATTAAAAAATCACAAAAATTTAACTATCTTTGTGGATAAGGACGCGGGTTATAAGTCAGAAGAGGAAGTGAATAAGCTAATCAAAGAAAAACAACGCAAGAAAAAAGAATTAGTAGAACAAATGAAAGTAGAGAAGTACATAGCTAAGGAAGATGAATAATATTAATGACTATAAACATATAATTGATTACGATTTTAGCAAGCTTGACCTAAAAGATACAGTAGCAGTTAGTTTTAAAATAAAAAATAATATAACAGCCTACGACTTTCTAACCATATTTTACGAAAAAAAGGGAAAAAGATTTGCCATTAAAAGACCCAATGCCAAGGATATGATTATAGGAATAGGGCATGAATATACTTGGAATTTTGATTCTAATGATTTTCTAACCAATTATAAAAATGATACCATAACATCAGATTTTGAAAATCTAATGTCCCAAACAAGCAAAATAAATATTGATGATTTTTCAAACGATTATTTTGGCATGTATGGTGGTGTTTCTGCTGGTAATAATAAAAAATCACAAGAGTGGATAGATTTTAGCGACACTATTTTTGTGATACCCAGCATACTAGCAGTTTTTAAGGATGAAGAAATTTTATTTACACTATTTTTTAAAAACAAAAAAGATGTAGATTTTTCTAAACAATGGCAAGATAGAATAGTATTTTTAAGAAAAATTGCAAATAAAGAATTTATACCCTTGAGATTAATCCAGCCAAAATCAGTAAGAGAAATATATCCAGAAGTTTGGCAAGATAACATAAAAGAAGCCTTAGAACAAATAGAAAATAATATTTTTAAAAGAATAGCCCTGTCAAGAAAGAATCAAATAGTCTTAGATGAAGAAATTTCTTTGGCAAAAATTGTAAAATATTTTACCAAGAAAAAACTTTATTTCATAGCCTTTGAATCTAAGAAAAGTTCCTTTATCACCAGTAATCCTTTGCTATCCTTATCAACCTCACAAGAGGAATTAAAGGCTTATTTATACTTGCAAAAAGAAAACTTATTTAATGGTCGTCGTTCCATAGATTTTGATGAAGAAGATATAGAAAAAAATTACAAAAAAGAACTAGAAGAAAAAACTGGTTACACTTTTGAAATTTTTAAGGATAAAATATTAACCGGCAAGGCCTTGGATATTTATTCTGTATGCAGAACAAAAGGAAATAAGCCCCTAAAAGACATAAAATTACTGAGTTTACTCTATCCAATATCAATAATAAAGGGTTATCCCAAAGAAGAAACAGAAAAATTTTTAAAAGAAAGAGAAAATATAGGTTACGGTTTTTGGTACTCCCCATTTGGTTTTATAAATCATAATTTAGAAGCTAATTTTTATACTTGTGGCAATATGATTGTGTCCTTCAAAAAAATCATTACCATATTCACAACAATTTTAGTAAATGACTTAATGACCTATGAAGATATTATCGAAAATAGTGATGACTTGGTAGCCAAAAATTTAAAATTATTTGATAATAAAGACTTAGAAGGTAATGACTAGAAAATGAAAAAATTTTAAGTGATTATAGAAAAGGAATTATTTATGCTCTTTTAGGTGCAAGTTTTTAGGGACTATCTGGAGTTTTAGGAGAATACTTGCTCAATGTTTCTAAACTTAATTCAACTTGGACAATAAGCAATCGCATATTTTATTCGGGCTTTATATGTTACTTATTCTCTACACCAAAGAAAATAAAGAAAATTTTTAGTCCCTTTGCCAACAAAAAAGATGTAATAAAATTAATAAATTTTGCTTTTTTAGGTCTGCTTATTTGTCAAGGAATTTATTTTTTATCAATAAAATATACTAACTCATCAATAGCCACTATCCTGCAATATTTAGGACCTACAATGATTATGTTCTATTATTGCATCGCTAAAAAAGATTGCCAGTTTTGAATGAACTGCTTGCTATCTTTTTATCGTTTTTTGGTACTTTATAGCAACTCACCTAAATTTTTATAATATTATAATATCTCCTTGGGGGCTGTTTTGGGGAATATTTTCTGCACTCGGCTTGGCATCTTATAATATTTTATCAATAGACCTAATAAAAAATACGGTTCTATCTTAACAGTAGCTTGGGGATTTTTTATTGCTGGTCTTGTTATTCAAATAGCAACTGGCAGTTTTTATATTCCAGCAGGATTTAATCTTATTGATTTTTTGCCATGTTCGGAGTTATAGTTTTTGGTAAGATACTATTATTTTCAATATACCTAGAAGTTGTTCAACTTATTGGAGCAGTTAGAGGAAGCATAGTTAGTTGCTTTGAAGCCATAGTTGCTATTATTTTTTTCTTTTATCCTCTTAGGAAGAAAAAAATTTTTTTTATGACATATTAGGAATAGTAATTATTTTATCATCGGTACTCATACTTAACAAAAAATAGTTTACTTGCAATAATATTATAAAATTAATAAAATATAGATAGCGATGAGAATATTAGTATTTGCTAATATTCTTTTTTTATAAAAATTTTAAGGAGAAAAAAATGGACTATAAAAGTTTTGATGACTTATACAAGACTATGACAACAAAAGAATTGACCCTACTTGCCAAAGATTTGAAAGTAGAACGTTATTCAACATTAAATAAAAAAGAGTTGGTGCTTGCCATATTAGAAAAACAAATGGAAAAAGACGGCAACTACTACTTAACAGGCGCTTTAGATGATATTCACCAGGAACAAGGTTTTGGATTTTTACGAACGGTAAATTACAATAAGGGCGAAGTTGATATTTATATTTCTTCATCACAGATTAGACGCTTTGAATTAAAAAAAGGCGATGAAGTTACTGGTAAAGTTCGTAAGCCCAAAGAAAATGAACGCTACTACGGTCTTCTTCAAGTTGATTTTATAAATGGTGTAAATGCTGAAGAAATAAAATCACGTCCCCATTTTCAAGCCCTTACTCCTATCTACCCCAATCAAAAAATAAAATTAGAAACAACAAAAGAAAAATTATCTACTAGATTTATAGACTTGGTAAGCCCTATTGGATTTGGACAACGTGGCTTAATAGTTGCACCACCAAAAGTTGGAAAAACCACATTAATAAAAGAAATTGCCAACGCAATTCGTAAAAATTATCCCGATAAAAAATTAATTATTTTACTTATTGATGAAAGACCTGAAGAAGTAACAGACATGGAAGGTTCTGTTCAAGGGGCTGAGGTTGTAAGTTCTACCTTTGATGAAAAACCAGAAAATCATGTCAGAGTTGCAGAATTAGTGATTGAACACGCCAAAAGACGAGTTGAACTTGGGCAAGATGTGATAATATTAATGGACAGTATAACAAGACTAGCAAGAGCCTATAACATAGTTTCGCCAAGCAGTGGCAAGGTACTTTCTGGAGGAGTTGACCCCTATAGCTTGCACAAACCAAAATCATTTTTTGGCGCAGCCCGTAATGTAGAAGGTGGCGGAAGTCTAACAATTATAGCGACGGCTTTAGTAGATACTGGTTCTCGTATGGACGATTTAATATTTGAAGAATTTAAGGGGACAGGAAATATGGAATTAGTCCTTTCTCCAGACTTGGCAAGAAAAAGAATTTATCCAGCCATTGATTTTGCAAAAAGTTCAACAAGAAAAGAAGAATTACTACTAACAGAAGATGAAATTGCAGTAATTAACCAAACAAGATTAAAACTAGCAGACGTTTCAGAACCAGCTATAGCAGTCCTTAATCATCTAAAAAAACATGATACTAATAAAGAATATGTTGAAGAAATGTTAAAATTTATTAATAAATAAAATATTTATAACTATATAAAGTTAATTTATTATAAAAATATTCAAAAAAATTTTACTAATTATTAAATCCTATATAAATAAAATTTATGGAAGAAATATTACGGAAATAAGAATAGCAAATATTGATGAAGTACTAGAAATAAGTAAAATTCATGCTAGAGAATGGAGTAATACATATAAATACTTAATTCCTAAAGACAAGCTGGCTAATATAAGTGGGGATATGTGCTTGAAGCTAATAAAAATATTATAAAAAATAAAAAAGCGAATATTTATGTGGCGCAAGTAGGAGATATAGTTTTGGAAAATATAGGCTAAATGAAAATGATGGAGAAATTTATGTTATATATTCTTAAAGAATATCAAAATAGGGATATAGGACATCAGCTATTTCAAAAGCCTTAAATATATTGCTAAAAGATTATAAGAAAACTAAAGTCTTAATTTTATCTCAAAACCATAAAGCTAGAAAATTTTATGAAAAATTTGAATTAGTAGGAGCTAAAAAAATTAATTTTTTGAAATTGAATTAGATTCTTGTGTGTATGAATATAATTTAAAAAATAAATAATTAAAATATTTAATCAGTATTACAGAAAATAAGCAAAATTAAATATACTTTAAATTTAGAAATAATAAGAAAATATTTATAGGTATAAAATAAAAATGAAAAAAATAAAAAAATTTTAAAAGTCTA of the Gemella sp. zg-570 genome contains:
- a CDS encoding proline--tRNA ligase, with translation MKQTKTFIPTTREIPASAEAISHKLLIKAGMVKQVSAGVYTYLPLANNVVEKIKKIIREEHEAIDAAEIVMPLLQAQEYWQRSGRWNKMGDELMRITDRKGAGYAMQATSEEIVCQTVENMLTSYKQLPLTLYQIQTKFRDEVRPRLGLLRCKEFIMKDSYSFHDSSESLREGYIDHFNAYCKIYDRMDLKYRAVQADSGNIGGSYTHEFQALADVGEDTIAYTDESDYAANIETAKVVEENYTMPVYEKKERSLLETPAQETIDEIASYCGVEVNRAMKALALKADGELYLVLMRGNDQLNDLKFKKVTGTSEVEMASPEEIESMGSVVGYMGPFGIKNCRVIADIAVKYMYNHSCGANKKGFHYINVNPGDYEVDGFYDLRMIEEGDLAEDLSGKVKFAKGIEIGQVFELGQGYSKSMGINYLDAKGKAQPFYMGCYGIGVSRLLSAVIEQHNDEYGIIWPKEVAPYQVHLLCLDMKKEEQVKLSEKIYKELNNAKIEVLFDDRNERAGVKFNDADLIGIPLQIIVGKKAQENIVEIKERKTGEKVEYSTDKILEIIKEFYA
- a CDS encoding PolC-type DNA polymerase III; translated protein: MTNKHFSLLLKTLDLNHLLEKEDFASIILENIFKDKKNKIWTFNFEVKSLPNVNDFIIFIKKFRESFFEDYSVTYNFKIKGFISDEKILEYWPFVVAEKFVDLQNEKIVELILSNTAKIENKELIIKVLTPIIWNNYIESNEVEFLKIYKKLGIDLISIKANFKLEKIITKKEEEINNELARLEKIDLENEKKQEVKEEVAKINVAKFGKAISDEEIQEIKDIIGYKGSANIFGQIFEIEKIEFRKGGGQYRIKLTDYTESIIMRIFFNADNAKFKTSTRKNALIELISTLKEGQWIKLEGNVSYDNYLNDTVIEPRAIELATKEEKMDTHEGKKRIELNLHTKMSSLDGVDFAGDYIKRALTWGHAAIAFTDTYGVQAYPEICLSTKGKDIKAIYGLNAFIIDDGIRATTNKKDILLKDATYVVFDVETTGLSAERDKLIEIAAVKVRDGKEIDSFESYINPRRNISEFITRLTSISNEDVKDAPFEEEVMTNFYKWLDDDDILVAHNAKFDLGMIGKSFERLGIMKDLHYASIDTLFISRAVNKETSRHGLSPLAKFYKVKLLQHHRAIYDTRTTSGIFVKMLNQLDELGIKKHSQIDTIIDLETAHKRSRAFPCSILVKNSQGLKDLFRLVSYSSTQFLSSGKPTIPRSLLEKYRQNLLIGSGNSANEVFEELLNSRQDKIIETLKFYDYIEVQPLHHYERFINEERLADKEELKNEIKRLINLAKQQGKIVVATGDVYYLDSYQQVYRQILRLTVKNNPAARDIMPVSNLLTTDEMLAEFSFLNDKKLIEDIVINNTHKINNMIDVVVPLKDKLYTPKIEGAEDEVRNMSYEKARKIYGGKLPEIVEKRLEKELNSIINNGFSVVYLISSKLVKKSLSDGYLVGSRGSVGSSLVATMMDITEVNPLVPHYVCPKCQHSEFFLKGEYASGFDLPNKNCPHCQTKMKKDGQDIPFETFLGFKGDKVPDIDLNFSGEYQPTAHNFTKEIFGEDYVYRAGTISTVAKKTAYSFTREYFEKNDIEKRDVDLERIATGCEGVKRTTGQHPGGILVVPNDMEIFDFTPYQYPADDANSAWLTTHFDFHSIHDNILKFDILGHDDPTMIRKLQDLSGITPTEIDVSDKEVMKIFSSPDVLGVTSKDLGCATGTLGIPEFGTGFVIQMLQDTKPTTYSELVQISGLSHGTDVWLGNAHELIKKEICTLKEVIGCRDDIMVYLIYAGLEESLAFTIMESVRKGRGLKEEWEEAMRANNVPEWYINSCKKIKYMFPKAHAAAYVLMALRIAWFKVYHPIIYYCAYFSVRANDYDIKTVVKGKEFLAKRIKEIKETDKSQVSGKDLDSLVSYELAYEMLQRGYKFAGINLEKSQSFDYVIEGDTLIPPFSIVPSLGKSVALRIVQAREEKAFLSVEDFSKRGGVSTTIMEYLKDLGTFKGLPEKAQLSFFDELF
- a CDS encoding EamA family transporter, which encodes MLNVSKLNSTWTISNRIFYSGFICYLFSTPKKIKKIFSPFANKKDVIKLINFAFLGLLICQGIYFLSIKYTNSSIATILQYLGPTMIMFYYCIAKKDCQF
- a CDS encoding 6-phosphogluconolactonase, with protein sequence MKYIVCNSEQAVFNRVYDELEKFIEAGAVFSFSEKILGSQFEKRIVDEHINGKYNYNHVIFIGQKEFLNMDKEEDFGLYRLMRKNLYKPLEVDYKNIFSPEYQKEEDIYLYKEILKENPIDVAILFIDKAGYILNYNRVTEENSDVHIYELSSYEKNNLIEKYGFKLNSDKVVAMGYDNIMSARNIFLIAIGSDKKEYVANIFEENEDKSPISLLKNHKNLTIFVDKDAGYKSEEEVNKLIKEKQRKKKELVEQMKVEKYIAKEDE
- the pgeF gene encoding peptidoglycan editing factor PgeF; this translates as MREEKYLYLYEDERVKFAFTKREVDGKNIEDIKKVLSKYSFNVDKLSYAKQVHGSKVELVNSNIINFSTECDALITDKVNTPLLIFTADCLPLIFYDKTKKVVALAHAGWRGTYDKIASQVVSKMKNIYTSSEKDIQVFLAPHISINNYQVSLELIEKFSKFNIKNYYKRIENSYFLDLETINKYFLIKAGILEKNISSSGFCTVADNDKFLSYRKDKGTEKRIATVIELKK